The following are encoded together in the Chanodichthys erythropterus isolate Z2021 chromosome 16, ASM2448905v1, whole genome shotgun sequence genome:
- the atcayb gene encoding caytaxin: MGTTEATLRMENMEVKDEWQDDDFPRPLPEDGDLEGLTDNTSHHAALTADHVESVRQKRRTLVAPDINLSLDKSEGSVLSDDFLETPDDLDINVDDMDTPDDDSLGSINNGTELEWEDDTPVASAKGPGGGDGDGTGRLWRTVIIGDQEHRIDMQVIRPYLRVVTHGGYYGEGLNAIIVFAACYLPDSGCADYNYIMENLFLYVISSLELLVAEDYMIIYLNGATPRRRMPGISWLKRCYQMIERRLRKNLKCLIIAHPSWFIRTVLAISRPFISVKFMDKIRYVQSLEELAQIVPMEHVQIPECVLQCEEERIKAQRERLEQLNKTSERPPSVAAEACP, translated from the exons GCCTCTTCCTGAAGATGGTGATTTAGAGGGACTCACTGACAACACTT ctcatcatgccgCTCTCACTGCTGATCATGTGGAATCTGTCCGACAAAAGCGCCGCACACTGGTTGCTCCGGATATTAACCTGTCGCTGGACAAAAGTGAAGGTTCAGTCCTTTCTGACGACTTCCTGGAAACACCAGACGACCTGGACATAAATGTGGACGACATGGACACGCCAGATGATGACTCTCTCGGGTCCATCAACAATGGCACCGAGCTGGAATGGGAAG ATGACACTCCAGTGGCCAGTGCGAAGGGTCCGGGTGGTGGTGATGGGGACGGCACGGGTCGTCTGTGGAGGACGGTGATCATCGGCGATCAGGAACACAGGATAGACATGCAGGTGATCAGGCCGTACCTGCGCGTCGTCACGCATGGAG GTTACTACGGTGAAGGACTGAACGCTATCATCGTTTTTGCTGCGTGTTACCTGCCCGACAGTGGCTGTGCCGACTACAATTACATCATGGAGAACCTCTTCCT GTACGTGATCAGTAGTTTGGAGCTGCTGGTAGCTGAAGACTACATGATCATCTATCTGAACGGAGCGACGCCACGCAGGAGAATGCCGGGCATCAGCTGGCTCAAGAGATGCTACCAGATGATAGAAAGACG GTTAAGAAAGAATCTCAAATGTCTGATCATTGCGCATCCCTCCTGGTTCATCCGTACAGTTCTGGCCATCTCACGGCCCTTTatcag tgtgaaatTTATGGATAAGATCCGTTATgtccagagtctggaggaactGGCTCAGATTGTTCCCATGGAGCATGTGCAGATCCCGGAGTGTGTGCTGCA ATGTGAAGAGGAGCGAATCAAAGCGCAGAGAGAAAG GCTTGAACAACTGAACAAGACATCAGAGAG GCCGCCCTCAGTGGCTGCGGAGGCCTGTCCCTGA